The Dysidea avara chromosome 11, odDysAvar1.4, whole genome shotgun sequence genome includes the window ATGTTTGATTATTATAGTTAGAAATATTATTGCGATAATGATTAATTCATAAACATTATTGACGATGATGCTCACATGAGTATTGATGCATGTGGTCACTGACAAATGGCTGATGACTTATTATACTGTAAAtagaattttaattaatttgACTATCATCCTATTCCCTGATTATTTCCcacccattattcccaaaaataATTACTCCAGCATTTTCAGTGGGTACCTACAGCTAGATGAAGCAATATCTATGTACATTTTTTCACAAAAAACAAAGTTCATTTGTAGTATATAATAAAAAGTCGTTTACATTTACAGCCATGACTAGATATATCATTAATTTATCTGCTTTAGAAACATCAACTAACAACACCAATCTAGCCACTACTAGTGTTAGTCAAGATTCAACAGTTGCTTTGCAGTCATTCTCTCAGCAGGTAAGTATGCATGACTATTCTGTATCTTATGAATGTTGCCTTTAGGCTATGAATAGTGATGGAGTGACCAGCACTACTTCCACTTCTAATCCTAACTCAAAACAACCATCAGACAATGGTGGTGGACTCTCTGATGATTTGGAGAACTGCAATCTCgtaaaacaacaacaacttcTTTTATTGCTGCATTCTCACAAGTGCCAGAGAAGAGGAGAGCAAGAGCAAGCAAATAACCCTGAGTACCAACCATGTAGATTGGCTCACTGTCGTACAATGAAAAATGTTCTCAACCACATGACAGAATGTACTGATGGTAAAGAATGCCAAGGTGTGTTTAACGAATAACTGTTGTAGACTTTGTGATTTTGTTTTTAAAGTGTTTACAAATAAGGGTCCAATTACAAATGGTTTCTGATCAATGGGAAACCCTATTAGCTATGTTAAAGATTTTGAAAATGTGGTGTGCTTTGATTGGGTTACTGATATACTTTTATGTCGTTTTGCCATCACTACAGTTCCCCATTGTTCGTCATTAAGGCACATCATTAAACATTGGAAAAATTGCACTCAAGTAAACTGTCCTGTGTGCTGTCAGCCATTAAAGAGTATAAGTGACAATAGAGGTGAGATAAATTTTAGTATGAGTGGTGTATAGTGTCTACATGTTTTGCTATATGTGTAACATGTTGTATTTGTATCTGTCTGTCTTTGTAGTTGTGTATATGGGTGTGGTACTTATATATTAGGTCAGTTTAGTGGTCCTGTGGCTAACACTAACCAAGATGGTGGTAGTATGGATGCAATGATGCCATCACCTTTATCACAAATGCAACCAGAATTCCAGCAGCCTGGTAGGTTATTTGTATTGGTCTTTCTCTCTTCCTTCTACCTCTCACTGTgttcacgcacacacacacacacacacacacacacacacacacacacacacacacacacacacacacacacacacacacacacacacacacacacacacacacacacacacacacacacacacacacacacacacacacacacacacacacacacacacacacacacacacacacacacacacacacacacggacgcacatacgcacacatacacgcacccacgcacgcacacacacacatgcaagtgTGTAAATGAGTCTATATTGTACTTATGTTAAAAAAAAAGCTTTGGTGCATGAAAAAAGAAATAACCAATTTTACATATATTACAAatgtgatacagtggaacctctagtAATAAACTTTCTAAACTAAGAAGACAATAGAAAATGCTACCATAATAAGGGCAAAGATTTTGGTTTAATTATACGTGTATGTTTCTGATCTTACCAACTCCCCAATCATAGGGACAGACATAGTTGACATATACTGTAATTTCagttagaaaatggtatgcataatatgctctgatctttggaggataatgaggtctttaaaatccactaagagacctgctagcaggttctaatggttagaaacctgctagcagaaaatacctcaagcatcacaaatctcactttggtttgcaatgctccctccaagtatattcaggctgatagcctgcagtgggtgaccagtcacccaggccaacatgtggttagccactctattcattttataggcatacctaaagagttcgattatgggaggtacaatctaatgttgtatgtatacatttgttatgatgaatggatcgagaagtccagaaatatcacGGAAAAGTCTGTTTAGTGCCCATTTGTTTCTAAAGTGTTTTCAGGCTGTTTTTGTCTTCTATTaaactatggatggactttactaaGACCTAAATGGGTAAGCTCCTTGTAGAAGCGTTATTTTGCACTGCATGTAATGTAGGTGTTGTCCATATTAGAAATCGTGTCTGTTCTTCGTAGTACAGTAGCGTCACTGAAGGCACAATTTGTGACAACTCGTTCCCATcatataaatccacacaagctgcttctttgACACACGTGTTCTGTACACTACTGTGACGCCATAGGCACTGGCTACCACTAACCCGGCTCAACATTATTGATCACTGCCATTTCCcagctgtgccagatccaaGTCTAACTTGTGAAAGGAAGCGGTGTGAGCTTCGATTTTTCAACACTTGGACGAAAGCACATTCAGTCTTCCGTGATTATTTTAACACTGTGTGACGATTTTAGAGCATATAGCCCAATCCCACTATGACTCCTCCTATATTCCcatatattgtactttgggtGAAAAGATCACTATTAGAGTTTATCAATTGAGCACTGGTTGGTTTTCGTATTATAACTTAATTGTTTTTAATCCAATTTCTTCTCAATGACAAATCTTCTAcaggtatacatggcaaatgtatcctctggaattcctttgatctgaggtgtgagaGTGTTACATTGACACTTAAATTTGTATGTGGGTAGCACTGTAAATACCACTTTGGGTTTTAACTTAGTTAGGTAGTATAGTAAGTGTATCTATTAATAGAATGAATGTGTGTTTGTTGTAAATTTAGTACAGGGTCCTAACCAACCAATCCAAGGCACACAGTCATGGCACCAAGATGTCAGCCCTGATCTTAGACAGCACCTAGTTCGAAAGCTGTAAGTATCAACTGTCACATGCTTATATATATTGACCAGCAACTACAGCATATGATATTGTTGTTAATGTATTCTGTATTAATGGTTATTACGTGTTATAGGGTTACAACAATCTATCCAGTACAAGACCAGACAGACCTTCAGGATCGCAGGGTGATGAGTCTCATACAGTATGCTAAGAGGGTTGAGAAGAGCATGTTTGAAGTAGCTCGAAGCAGAGTGAGTttatgtatagtgtgtgtttTTAATATATTGTCTGtgctgtgtgtgttgtgttgcacAGTGTGTTTTTACATGAGTTTTTGTACTTTACATTATTATTTTAGGAGCAGTACTTTGAGTTACTAGCAGAAAAGATTTATAGGATTCAGAAAGAACTTCAAGAGAGAAGAGCAAGAGTACCAATGCAGGGAAGTAGTAAAGGTATAGTCCTCCTACCAATTCACTTGTTTGGTTTACTCCCCAATCTGAGGCTACATAGGCGTAGTAACCTGGGAGgaaaggtggggggggggggctccaGGGCTGAAaaaaaaagatcgagatgctctaataaagcagtcacggtattcagagaagcagtgtgaAGTTGTAAATGAGGATTTTgatgtgctttatcagtgatacaatgtatatttggtggagagcagccaTTCTTAACAGTTATTGACATTTTTTACTCTTCAATACTGTGCCTACCAAACCTAGAGTCTAAAGCCCCCTATCTAAATATGCTATGCCTATGGTATAAAATAATCAACGGTTTATTTCCTCACAGAACAAAACAAGTTTATTTTCTTATAATGTCTACCATAGACAATATATTTTAGTTACTAGTATTTTAATTTaaatagggatctatgcaagaaacaagagataaatgatggtattacagcatagctcaatgggaagTCCTTACTTTGGcgttgaacaaaataattgttatagctaatgtgccaaagtagggactttcccactgagctatgctgtaataccatcattcatctctatttttattgcatagatagatccctaaaatagaaatactagtttgtttagttttttgttgtagcacagctaactacattgtaacttgtaactgctctattagaataccatacgtgactgttgtattagagtatttttcgAGTCAGCcaaagaggtgtgcagctagctagaccaataagagGTGATAagcaaatagctagattgttaaagGTCAccgtactctatcactattagtccacttagatctttatttgatgggtgtggttgtAAACCTATCGCgaatgggatcccaatcgcaaagttgcagatatctatctagtatacctcttatagtagcgccatGACTGAAacccttctgaaatccagctctgaaataattctgtggcatctaaatatgctgctgaaagaaagtgttgatacgaaTACTGAAAATTTATGCCTTgttatggttttgttggatgaagcgagactaaaattcaagttttggcaatttttaaaaacattctatatccggccacctgtaagtgttttattatatttaatgctgtattatatggactagtactattccataaaggtgatttttgttgcgtTTGATAGTGAATTTATACATGTTCGTTTGTAAGTACTCGTTCAGTGATTCAATCTGTGAATTGGCCAGTAATTTGATAACTGGTAACATTTTAAAGGTATTAGCAATCATTGGAATGGACTGGTAAACTGGACTCATATTTGTTTTTATGGCATATTTGGATAACTGGCTGTACGTACATAGCTATTGCTACACTAAATGT containing:
- the LOC136239650 gene encoding protein cbp-1-like isoform X5 gives rise to the protein MYMQTSTNNTNLATTSVSQDSTVALQSFSQQAMNSDGVTSTTSTSNPNSKQPSDNGGGLSDDLENCNLVKQQQLLLLLHSHKCQRRGEQEQANNPEYQPCRLAHCRTMKNVLNHMTECTDGKECQVPHCSSLRHIIKHWKNCTQVNCPVCCQPLKSISDNRGQFSGPVANTNQDGGSMDAMMPSPLSQMQPEFQQPVQGPNQPIQGTQSWHQDVSPDLRQHLVRKLVTTIYPVQDQTDLQDRRVMSLIQYAKRVEKSMFEVARSREQYFELLAEKIYRIQKELQERRARVPMQGSSKETSANNTDVATTSVSQDSSVLSQLFSQQVMNSDGGTSTASTFNPNSEQPSDNGGGLTNPQSDPEKHKLILQQLVLLLHAHKCQKKEREQANNPDYQPCRLLHCRTMKNVLNHMTECPDGKTCQVPHCASSRQIIQHWKNCSRPNCPVCQPLKGKGGNRGQFSGAVFNPKQSSSGVDMMMPSPSSQMREQPEFQQSAETVMKSLLTTMNLFWK
- the LOC136239650 gene encoding histone lysine acetyltransferase CREBBP-like isoform X4, which encodes MSSRITRRKRKGNAQTKITEGDKGTAVGAKHLKLDKAKTETSTNNTNLATTSVSQDSTVALQSFSQQAMNSDGVTSTTSTSNPNSKQPSDNGGGLSDDLENCNLVKQQQLLLLLHSHKCQRRGEQEQANNPEYQPCRLAHCRTMKNVLNHMTECTDGKECQVPHCSSLRHIIKHWKNCTQVNCPVCCQPLKSISDNRGQFSGPVANTNQDGGSMDAMMPSPLSQMQPEFQQPVQGPNQPIQGTQSWHQDVSPDLRQHLVRKLVTTIYPVQDQTDLQDRRVMSLIQYAKRVEKSMFEVARSREQYFELLAEKIYRIQKELQERRARVPMQGSSKETSANNTDVATTSVSQDSSVLSQLFSQQVMNSDGGTSTASTFNPNSEQPSDNGGGLTNPQSDPEKHKLILQQLVLLLHAHKLLHCRTMKNVLNHMTECPDGKTCQVPHCASSRQIIQHWKNCSRPNCPVCQPLKGKGGNRGQFSGAVFNPKQSSSGVDMMMPSPSSQMREQPEFQQSAETVMKSLLTTMNLFWK
- the LOC136239650 gene encoding histone lysine acetyltransferase CREBBP-like isoform X2, whose protein sequence is MSSRITRRKRKGNAQTKITEGDKGTAVGAKHLKLDKAKTETSTNNTNLATTSVSQDSTVALQSFSQQAMNSDGVTSTTSTSNPNSKQPSDNGGGLSDDLENCNLVKQQQLLLLLHSHKCQRRGEQEQANNPEYQPCRLAHCRTMKNVLNHMTECTDGKECQVPHCSSLRHIIKHWKNCTQVNCPVCCQPLKSISDNRGQFSGPVANTNQDGGSMDAMMPSPLSQMQPEFQQPVQGPNQPIQGTQSWHQDVSPDLRQHLVRKLVTTIYPVQDQTDLQDRRVMSLIQYAKRVEKSMFEVARSREQYFELLAEKIYRIQKELQERRARVPMQGSSKETSANNTDVATTSVSQDSSVLSQLFSQQVMNSDGGTSTASTFNPNSEQPSDNGGGLTNPQSDPEKHKLILQQLVLLLHAHKCQKKEREQANNPDYQPCRLLHCRTMKNVLNHMTECPDGKTCQVPHCASSRQIIQHWKNCSRPNCPVCQPLKGKGGNRGQFSGAVFNPKQSSSGVDMMMPSPSSQMREQPEFQQSETVMKSLLTTMNLFWK
- the LOC136239650 gene encoding histone lysine acetyltransferase CREBBP-like isoform X3 — protein: MSSRITRRKRKGNAQTKITEGDKGTAVGAKHLKLDKAKTETSTNNTNLATTSVSQDSTVALQSFSQQAMNSDGVTSTTSTSNPNSKQPSDNGGGLSDDLENCNLVKQQQLLLLLHSHKCQRRGEQEQANNPEYQPCRLAHCRTMKNVLNHMTECTDGKECQVPHCSSLRHIIKHWKNCTQVNCPVCCQPLKSISDNRGQFSGPVANTNQDGGSMDAMMPSPLSQMQPEFQQPVQGPNQPIQGTQSWHQDVSPDLRQHLVRKLVTTIYPVQDQTDLQDRRVMSLIQYAKRVEKSMFEVARSREQYFELLAEKIYRIQKELQERRARVPMQGSSKETSANNTDVATTSVSQDSSVLSQLFSQQVMNSDGGTSTASTFNPNSEQPSDNGGGLTNPQSDPEKHKLILQQLVLLLHAHKCQKKEREQANNPDYQPCRLLHCRTMKNVLNHMTECPDGKTCQVPHCASSRQIIQHWKNCSRPNCPVCQPLKGKGGNRGQFSGAVFNPKQSSSGVDMMMPSPSSQMREQPEFQQSEKLC
- the LOC136239650 gene encoding histone lysine acetyltransferase CREBBP-like isoform X1, which gives rise to MSSRITRRKRKGNAQTKITEGDKGTAVGAKHLKLDKAKTETSTNNTNLATTSVSQDSTVALQSFSQQAMNSDGVTSTTSTSNPNSKQPSDNGGGLSDDLENCNLVKQQQLLLLLHSHKCQRRGEQEQANNPEYQPCRLAHCRTMKNVLNHMTECTDGKECQVPHCSSLRHIIKHWKNCTQVNCPVCCQPLKSISDNRGQFSGPVANTNQDGGSMDAMMPSPLSQMQPEFQQPVQGPNQPIQGTQSWHQDVSPDLRQHLVRKLVTTIYPVQDQTDLQDRRVMSLIQYAKRVEKSMFEVARSREQYFELLAEKIYRIQKELQERRARVPMQGSSKETSANNTDVATTSVSQDSSVLSQLFSQQVMNSDGGTSTASTFNPNSEQPSDNGGGLTNPQSDPEKHKLILQQLVLLLHAHKCQKKEREQANNPDYQPCRLLHCRTMKNVLNHMTECPDGKTCQVPHCASSRQIIQHWKNCSRPNCPVCQPLKGKGGNRGQFSGAVFNPKQSSSGVDMMMPSPSSQMREQPEFQQSAETVMKSLLTTMNLFWK
- the LOC136239650 gene encoding histone lysine acetyltransferase CREBBP-like isoform X6, which codes for MNSDGVTSTTSTSNPNSKQPSDNGGGLSDDLENCNLVKQQQLLLLLHSHKCQRRGEQEQANNPEYQPCRLAHCRTMKNVLNHMTECTDGKECQVPHCSSLRHIIKHWKNCTQVNCPVCCQPLKSISDNRGQFSGPVANTNQDGGSMDAMMPSPLSQMQPEFQQPVQGPNQPIQGTQSWHQDVSPDLRQHLVRKLVTTIYPVQDQTDLQDRRVMSLIQYAKRVEKSMFEVARSREQYFELLAEKIYRIQKELQERRARVPMQGSSKETSANNTDVATTSVSQDSSVLSQLFSQQVMNSDGGTSTASTFNPNSEQPSDNGGGLTNPQSDPEKHKLILQQLVLLLHAHKCQKKEREQANNPDYQPCRLLHCRTMKNVLNHMTECPDGKTCQVPHCASSRQIIQHWKNCSRPNCPVCQPLKGKGGNRGQFSGAVFNPKQSSSGVDMMMPSPSSQMREQPEFQQSAETVMKSLLTTMNLFWK